One Miscanthus floridulus cultivar M001 chromosome 11, ASM1932011v1, whole genome shotgun sequence DNA window includes the following coding sequences:
- the LOC136494670 gene encoding peroxidase 57-like isoform X1, which translates to MGMSLHLLSDSFSLHTHLSNLYLDNASPSSLQEQRREAMSLGPVARGAICLLAASIIVISTVNLRCDGSRSADDLSLDDYGEDDNGDSSSSFTFRPETSSPGLVFFGFYDDKYPDAEEIISSTVRKLYHADPNVAAALVRLFFHDCFIHVRRNKQTPCRPASHLIFPATLTRAHTKTLSSPVRAYVQGCDASVLLDRVDGRKSERDAGPNQSVRGMGAVEAIKQRVEKACPGTVSCADILALAARDSLVLVGGPTYPVLTGRRHSAQSFYHDVVAGSIPPPNATYAMTLAAFARRGQFTEPETVALLVLLSAGAHSIGKVRCMFFADRIYDFAGTGAPNDSIDPDMVGEKRAVCGGGGGDGDGNDGAAAMEMGYYRQGREVGFGAHYYAKLLEGGGILRADQQLTAGSTVRWVCVYASRAHSEEVFREDFAHAMVKLSALAPLTGSAGQVRISCSKPIQDN; encoded by the exons ATGGGAATGAGTTTGCACCTACTGTCGGATTCTTTCTCACTACACACCCATCTGAG CAACCTTTACCTGGACAATGCATCACCATCATCACTACAAGAACAGAGGAGGGAGGCGATGTCGTTAGGACCTGTGGCACGGGGAGCCATCTGCTTGCTAGCTGCGTCAATCATCGTCATTAGCACGGTCAATCTCCGTTGCGATGGCAGCAGGTCCGCCGATGATCTCTCACTTGACGACTACGGCGAGGACGACAACGGTGACTCAtcctcctccttcaccttccgGCCGGAGACGAGTTCACCCGGTCTGGTCTTCTTCGGGTTCTACGACGACAAGTACCCGGACGCCGAGGAGATCATCTCGTCCACGGTGCGGAAGCTCTACCACGCGGACCCCAacgtcgccgccgcgctcgtccgtctcttcttccacgactgcttcATCCACGTACGTCGAAACAAACAAACTCCATGTCGTCCtgcatctcatctcatcttccctGCGACGCTCACACGCGCACACACCAAGACGCTGTCTTCTCCTGTACGAGCGTACGTGCAGGGCTGCGACGCCTCGGTACTGCTGGACCGCGTCGACGGCCGGAAATCAGAGCGCGACGCCGGGCCGAACCAGTCGGTGCGAGGCATGGGCGCAGTCGAGGCCATCAAACAGAGAGTGGAGAAGGCGTGCCCGGGGACCGTCTCCTGCGCGGACATCCTGGCCCTCGCCGCGCGGGACAGCCTCGTCCTTGTCGGCGGGCCAACCTACCCGGTGCTCACGGGCCGCCGCCACAGCGCGCAGAGCTTCTACCACGACGTCGTGGCCGGGAGCATCCCGCCGCCGAACGCCACCTACGCCATGACGCTCGCCGCGTTCGCGCGCCGCGGGCAGTTCACGGAGCCTGAGACCGTCGCGCTCTTAG TCTTGCTATCTGCAGGAGCCCACAGCATCGGGAAGGTGCGGTGCATGTTCTTCGCGGACAGGATCTACGACTTCGCCGGCACCGGTGCGCCCAACGACTCCATCGACCCGGACATGGTCGGCGAGAAGCGCGCggtgtgcggcggcggcggcggtgatggcGATGGCAACGACGGCGCGGCGGCGATGGAGATGGGGTACTACAGGCAGGGCCGGGAGGTGGGCTTCGGCGCGCACTACTACGCCAAGCTGCTGGAGGGCGGGGGCATCCTGCGCGCCGACCAGCAGCTCACCGCGGGGAGCACCGTGCGGTGGGTGTGCGTGTACGCGTCCAGAGCGCACAGCGAGGAGGTGTTCCGCGAGGACTTTGCGCATGCCATGGTTAAGCTGTCGGCGCTCGCGCCGCTCACGGGGTCGGCCGGGCAGGTACGGATTAGCTGCTCCAAGCCCATCCAAGACAACTGA
- the LOC136494670 gene encoding peroxidase 57-like isoform X2, with the protein MGMSLHLLSDSFSLHTHLSNLYLDNASPSSLQEQRREAMSLGPVARGAICLLAASIIVISTVNLRCDGSRSADDLSLDDYGEDDNGDSSSSFTFRPETSSPGLVFFGFYDDKYPDAEEIISSTVRKLYHADPNVAAALVRLFFHDCFIHVRRNKQTPCRPASHLIFPATLTRAHTKTLSSPVRAYVQGCDASVLLDRVDGRKSERDAGPNQSVRGMGAVEAIKQRVEKACPGTVSCADILALAARDSLVLVGGPTYPVLTGRRHSAQSFYHDVVAGSIPPPNATYAMTLAAFARRGQFTEPETVALLGAHSIGKVRCMFFADRIYDFAGTGAPNDSIDPDMVGEKRAVCGGGGGDGDGNDGAAAMEMGYYRQGREVGFGAHYYAKLLEGGGILRADQQLTAGSTVRWVCVYASRAHSEEVFREDFAHAMVKLSALAPLTGSAGQVRISCSKPIQDN; encoded by the exons ATGGGAATGAGTTTGCACCTACTGTCGGATTCTTTCTCACTACACACCCATCTGAG CAACCTTTACCTGGACAATGCATCACCATCATCACTACAAGAACAGAGGAGGGAGGCGATGTCGTTAGGACCTGTGGCACGGGGAGCCATCTGCTTGCTAGCTGCGTCAATCATCGTCATTAGCACGGTCAATCTCCGTTGCGATGGCAGCAGGTCCGCCGATGATCTCTCACTTGACGACTACGGCGAGGACGACAACGGTGACTCAtcctcctccttcaccttccgGCCGGAGACGAGTTCACCCGGTCTGGTCTTCTTCGGGTTCTACGACGACAAGTACCCGGACGCCGAGGAGATCATCTCGTCCACGGTGCGGAAGCTCTACCACGCGGACCCCAacgtcgccgccgcgctcgtccgtctcttcttccacgactgcttcATCCACGTACGTCGAAACAAACAAACTCCATGTCGTCCtgcatctcatctcatcttccctGCGACGCTCACACGCGCACACACCAAGACGCTGTCTTCTCCTGTACGAGCGTACGTGCAGGGCTGCGACGCCTCGGTACTGCTGGACCGCGTCGACGGCCGGAAATCAGAGCGCGACGCCGGGCCGAACCAGTCGGTGCGAGGCATGGGCGCAGTCGAGGCCATCAAACAGAGAGTGGAGAAGGCGTGCCCGGGGACCGTCTCCTGCGCGGACATCCTGGCCCTCGCCGCGCGGGACAGCCTCGTCCTTGTCGGCGGGCCAACCTACCCGGTGCTCACGGGCCGCCGCCACAGCGCGCAGAGCTTCTACCACGACGTCGTGGCCGGGAGCATCCCGCCGCCGAACGCCACCTACGCCATGACGCTCGCCGCGTTCGCGCGCCGCGGGCAGTTCACGGAGCCTGAGACCGTCGCGCTCTTAG GAGCCCACAGCATCGGGAAGGTGCGGTGCATGTTCTTCGCGGACAGGATCTACGACTTCGCCGGCACCGGTGCGCCCAACGACTCCATCGACCCGGACATGGTCGGCGAGAAGCGCGCggtgtgcggcggcggcggcggtgatggcGATGGCAACGACGGCGCGGCGGCGATGGAGATGGGGTACTACAGGCAGGGCCGGGAGGTGGGCTTCGGCGCGCACTACTACGCCAAGCTGCTGGAGGGCGGGGGCATCCTGCGCGCCGACCAGCAGCTCACCGCGGGGAGCACCGTGCGGTGGGTGTGCGTGTACGCGTCCAGAGCGCACAGCGAGGAGGTGTTCCGCGAGGACTTTGCGCATGCCATGGTTAAGCTGTCGGCGCTCGCGCCGCTCACGGGGTCGGCCGGGCAGGTACGGATTAGCTGCTCCAAGCCCATCCAAGACAACTGA
- the LOC136494670 gene encoding peroxidase 57-like isoform X3, translating into MGMSLHLLSDSFSLHTHLSNLYLDNASPSSLQEQRREAMSLGPVARGAICLLAASIIVISTVNLRCDGSRSADDLSLDDYGEDDNGDSSSSFTFRPETSSPGLVFFGFYDDKYPDAEEIISSTVRKLYHADPNVAAALVRLFFHDCFIHGCDASVLLDRVDGRKSERDAGPNQSVRGMGAVEAIKQRVEKACPGTVSCADILALAARDSLVLVGGPTYPVLTGRRHSAQSFYHDVVAGSIPPPNATYAMTLAAFARRGQFTEPETVALLVLLSAGAHSIGKVRCMFFADRIYDFAGTGAPNDSIDPDMVGEKRAVCGGGGGDGDGNDGAAAMEMGYYRQGREVGFGAHYYAKLLEGGGILRADQQLTAGSTVRWVCVYASRAHSEEVFREDFAHAMVKLSALAPLTGSAGQVRISCSKPIQDN; encoded by the exons ATGGGAATGAGTTTGCACCTACTGTCGGATTCTTTCTCACTACACACCCATCTGAG CAACCTTTACCTGGACAATGCATCACCATCATCACTACAAGAACAGAGGAGGGAGGCGATGTCGTTAGGACCTGTGGCACGGGGAGCCATCTGCTTGCTAGCTGCGTCAATCATCGTCATTAGCACGGTCAATCTCCGTTGCGATGGCAGCAGGTCCGCCGATGATCTCTCACTTGACGACTACGGCGAGGACGACAACGGTGACTCAtcctcctccttcaccttccgGCCGGAGACGAGTTCACCCGGTCTGGTCTTCTTCGGGTTCTACGACGACAAGTACCCGGACGCCGAGGAGATCATCTCGTCCACGGTGCGGAAGCTCTACCACGCGGACCCCAacgtcgccgccgcgctcgtccgtctcttcttccacgactgcttcATCCAC GGCTGCGACGCCTCGGTACTGCTGGACCGCGTCGACGGCCGGAAATCAGAGCGCGACGCCGGGCCGAACCAGTCGGTGCGAGGCATGGGCGCAGTCGAGGCCATCAAACAGAGAGTGGAGAAGGCGTGCCCGGGGACCGTCTCCTGCGCGGACATCCTGGCCCTCGCCGCGCGGGACAGCCTCGTCCTTGTCGGCGGGCCAACCTACCCGGTGCTCACGGGCCGCCGCCACAGCGCGCAGAGCTTCTACCACGACGTCGTGGCCGGGAGCATCCCGCCGCCGAACGCCACCTACGCCATGACGCTCGCCGCGTTCGCGCGCCGCGGGCAGTTCACGGAGCCTGAGACCGTCGCGCTCTTAG TCTTGCTATCTGCAGGAGCCCACAGCATCGGGAAGGTGCGGTGCATGTTCTTCGCGGACAGGATCTACGACTTCGCCGGCACCGGTGCGCCCAACGACTCCATCGACCCGGACATGGTCGGCGAGAAGCGCGCggtgtgcggcggcggcggcggtgatggcGATGGCAACGACGGCGCGGCGGCGATGGAGATGGGGTACTACAGGCAGGGCCGGGAGGTGGGCTTCGGCGCGCACTACTACGCCAAGCTGCTGGAGGGCGGGGGCATCCTGCGCGCCGACCAGCAGCTCACCGCGGGGAGCACCGTGCGGTGGGTGTGCGTGTACGCGTCCAGAGCGCACAGCGAGGAGGTGTTCCGCGAGGACTTTGCGCATGCCATGGTTAAGCTGTCGGCGCTCGCGCCGCTCACGGGGTCGGCCGGGCAGGTACGGATTAGCTGCTCCAAGCCCATCCAAGACAACTGA
- the LOC136494670 gene encoding peroxidase 57-like isoform X4, with protein MGMSLHLLSDSFSLHTHLSNLYLDNASPSSLQEQRREAMSLGPVARGAICLLAASIIVISTVNLRCDGSRSADDLSLDDYGEDDNGDSSSSFTFRPETSSPGLVFFGFYDDKYPDAEEIISSTVRKLYHADPNVAAALVRLFFHDCFIHGCDASVLLDRVDGRKSERDAGPNQSVRGMGAVEAIKQRVEKACPGTVSCADILALAARDSLVLVGGPTYPVLTGRRHSAQSFYHDVVAGSIPPPNATYAMTLAAFARRGQFTEPETVALLGAHSIGKVRCMFFADRIYDFAGTGAPNDSIDPDMVGEKRAVCGGGGGDGDGNDGAAAMEMGYYRQGREVGFGAHYYAKLLEGGGILRADQQLTAGSTVRWVCVYASRAHSEEVFREDFAHAMVKLSALAPLTGSAGQVRISCSKPIQDN; from the exons ATGGGAATGAGTTTGCACCTACTGTCGGATTCTTTCTCACTACACACCCATCTGAG CAACCTTTACCTGGACAATGCATCACCATCATCACTACAAGAACAGAGGAGGGAGGCGATGTCGTTAGGACCTGTGGCACGGGGAGCCATCTGCTTGCTAGCTGCGTCAATCATCGTCATTAGCACGGTCAATCTCCGTTGCGATGGCAGCAGGTCCGCCGATGATCTCTCACTTGACGACTACGGCGAGGACGACAACGGTGACTCAtcctcctccttcaccttccgGCCGGAGACGAGTTCACCCGGTCTGGTCTTCTTCGGGTTCTACGACGACAAGTACCCGGACGCCGAGGAGATCATCTCGTCCACGGTGCGGAAGCTCTACCACGCGGACCCCAacgtcgccgccgcgctcgtccgtctcttcttccacgactgcttcATCCAC GGCTGCGACGCCTCGGTACTGCTGGACCGCGTCGACGGCCGGAAATCAGAGCGCGACGCCGGGCCGAACCAGTCGGTGCGAGGCATGGGCGCAGTCGAGGCCATCAAACAGAGAGTGGAGAAGGCGTGCCCGGGGACCGTCTCCTGCGCGGACATCCTGGCCCTCGCCGCGCGGGACAGCCTCGTCCTTGTCGGCGGGCCAACCTACCCGGTGCTCACGGGCCGCCGCCACAGCGCGCAGAGCTTCTACCACGACGTCGTGGCCGGGAGCATCCCGCCGCCGAACGCCACCTACGCCATGACGCTCGCCGCGTTCGCGCGCCGCGGGCAGTTCACGGAGCCTGAGACCGTCGCGCTCTTAG GAGCCCACAGCATCGGGAAGGTGCGGTGCATGTTCTTCGCGGACAGGATCTACGACTTCGCCGGCACCGGTGCGCCCAACGACTCCATCGACCCGGACATGGTCGGCGAGAAGCGCGCggtgtgcggcggcggcggcggtgatggcGATGGCAACGACGGCGCGGCGGCGATGGAGATGGGGTACTACAGGCAGGGCCGGGAGGTGGGCTTCGGCGCGCACTACTACGCCAAGCTGCTGGAGGGCGGGGGCATCCTGCGCGCCGACCAGCAGCTCACCGCGGGGAGCACCGTGCGGTGGGTGTGCGTGTACGCGTCCAGAGCGCACAGCGAGGAGGTGTTCCGCGAGGACTTTGCGCATGCCATGGTTAAGCTGTCGGCGCTCGCGCCGCTCACGGGGTCGGCCGGGCAGGTACGGATTAGCTGCTCCAAGCCCATCCAAGACAACTGA